One Salvia splendens isolate huo1 chromosome 12, SspV2, whole genome shotgun sequence genomic window carries:
- the LOC121759330 gene encoding transcription factor LHW-like: MKETLKNLCYSFGWSYGVFWGFDQTNSLLLTLKDCYYEEQVETLIDSMLLQAHVVGGGIIGQTAIGKNHLWLDSDAFHGRRNSVLSFDSHDNSQDDSEFFCQFSMGIKTIAVISVEPWGVVELGSTHKNPEMKSFVEQVEQVFREMDGIEGVGNGTQLDSHFFDSSNMLFDSSLSSGIFHSENLMGADLLLESVNFLDFSDYGDCSTLTTSFPEPIDEESCKDSISNAPLILSRDMSNTQDSSIITPTEKLSGLLTVEEYFGLYSPHSNALMKGLRLSGTTSTSVPTNSLQSSVTNALRSSDDAKCSMGVKAVRENPVVWTGSDCISQNVRSNSNSLFSKLGLDQLLETSSPCSFEDQSSSTAKRRRTGNFSWSQSQVKHVGEMKSYNPEPKNSLVSKEPRSCVDDSCSLDVRTSRRHEEQVKPKKKKAKPGSKPRPKDRQMIQDRLGELRELIPNGEKMSIDRLLERTIIHLNFMQSLNGYAESLKQIAKPKCMEVCQNKSINGGDSGVTWAYEVGNDAMVCPLKIEDLSTPGQMLIEILCEEQGFFLEIVQIIRGFGLTILKGEMEALEQKKIWAHFMVKAEGARFVTRHEIFSSLIHLLQMTGQGAANMDEGYGNVGVSAFNSFQPYASFPLSFGDALQCANL; the protein is encoded by the exons ATGAAGGAAACCCTCAAGAATCTTTGCTATAGTTTTGGATGGAGTTATGGAGTTTTCTGGGGTTTTGATCAGACAAATTCATT ACTATTGACATTGAAAGATTGCTACTATGAAGAACAAGTGGAAACGCTGATTGATTCTATGCTTCTGCAAGCACATGTTGTGGGAGGAGG GATAATTGGCCAAACTGCAATTGGAAAAAACCATCTATGGTTGGATTCAGATGCTTttcatggaagaagaaatagtgTATTATCGTTTGATAGTCATGACAATTCCCAG GATGATTCTGAGTTTTTTTGCCAATTCTCTATGGGGATAAAG ACTATTGCTGTGATCTCAGTGGAACCGTGGGGAGTTGTGGAGCTTGGATCCACTCACAAG AATCCTGAGATGAAAAGTTTTGTAGAACAAGTGGAGCAAGTTTTCAGAGAAATGGATGGGATTGAGGGTGTAGGAAATGGGACTCAGTTAGATAGCCATTTCTTTGATTCTAGTAATATGCTGTTTGATTCATCATTGTCGAGTGGCATTTTCCATTCTGAGAATTTGATGGGAGCAGATCTGCTCTTAGAGTCTGTCAATTTCCTTGATTTCTCTGATTATGGTGATTGTTCAACTCTTACCACATCCTTTCCCGAGCCAATAGATGAAGAATCTTGCAAAGATTCAATCTCCAATGCTCCTCTTATCCTCTCAAGAGATATGTCTAACACCCAAGATTCATCTATCATAACTCCAACTGAGAAACTCTCTGGCTTACTAACTGTGGAGGAGTACTTCGGCTTGTATTCTCCGCATTCTAATGCATTAATGAAGGGGTTGCGTTTGAGTGGAACAACTTCAACTTCTGTACCAACCAATTCATTACAAAGTTCAGTGACTAATGCATTGAGATCAAGTGATGATGCTAAGTGTTCAATGGGAGTCAAAGCTGTTAGGGAAAACCCGGTGGTTTGGACTGGATCTGATTGCATCTCACAGAATGTTAGGAGCAACTCCAACAGTTTGTTCTCCAAGTTAGGCCTTGACCAGCTTTTGGAGACTAGCAGCCCTTGTTCGTTTGAGGATCAGTCTTCGTCTACTGCTAAGAGAAGAAGAACCGGCAACTTCTCATGGAGCCAAAGCCAAGTTAAACATGTTGGGGAAATGAAATCATACAACCCTGAGCCAAAGAATAGTCTAGTTAGTAAGGAGCCGCGTTCATGTGTTGATGATAGTTGTTCATTGGATGTTAGAACGTCTAGGAGGCATGAGGAACAAGTGAAACCCAAGAAAAAGAAGGCTAAACCGGGGAGCAAACCAAGGCCAAAAGATCGACAGATGATCCAAGACCGGCTTGGAGAGTTGAGGGAGCTCATTCCCAATGGAGAGAAG ATGAGCATTGATCGTTTGTTGGAACGAACGATCATACACTTGAACTTCATGCAGAGTCTCAACGGATATGCTGAAAGTCTAAAACAAATTGCCAAGCCAaag TGTATGGAGGTCTGTCAAAATAAATCCATCAATGGTGGTGATAGTGGAGTGACATGGGCATATGAAGTTGGCAACGATGCTATGGTTTGTCCACTGAAAATCGAGGACCTTAGCACGCCCGGCCAGATGCTTATAGAG ATCCTCTGCGAAGAACAGGGCTTCTTCTTGGAGATTGTACAGATTATTCGAGGTTTTGGCTTGACTATCTTGAAGGGGGAGATGGAGGCTCTTGAGCAGAAGAAGATATGGGCTCATTTCATGGTGAAGGCTGAG GGTGCGCGTTTTGTTACACGTCATGAGATCTTTTCGTCCCTCATTCATCTCTTGCAGATGACGGGACAGGGTGCAGCCAACATGGACGAGGGGTATGGCAATGTCGGCGTCTCGGCCTTCAACAGTTTTCAACCTTATgcttcatttcccctcagctTTGGTGATGCCCTTCAATGTGCTAACTTGTGA
- the LOC121759748 gene encoding oligopeptide transporter 7-like yields the protein MEADSSHQITSPLLPTSTHSEDEVEVENSPIKQVALTVSTSDDPTLPVLTFRMWFLGTLSCVLLSFLNQFFWYRTEPLSITAISAQIAVVPLGQLMAAKITDRVFFRGTRWEFTLNPGPFNVKEHVLITIFANSGAGTVYAIHIVTAVKVFYQKHISFSVSLIVVITTQVLGFGWAGIYRRYLVEPAAMWWPANLVQVSLFRALHEKDEREKGGVSRTQFFVIAFICSFAYYIFPGYLFQMLTSISWICWLFPQNVLVQQLGSGLHGLGIAAFGLDWSSISSYLGSPLASPWFATANVAVGFFIVMYVVTPISYWFNIYNAKVFPIFSDELFTSSGQIYNISSIIDSSFHFDDAAYQQQGHLHLSTFFVMTYGVGFAALTATVVHVILFHGREIWEQSKSSFNEKEKDIHTKLMSKYRQVPEWWFWCILVGNVMLTIFACEYYNEQLQLPWWGVVLACAIAIFFTLPIGIITAITNQTPGLNIITEYIIGYIYPGYPVANMCFKVYGYISMTQAITFLQDFKLGHYMKIPPRTMFMAQVVGTLIAAIVYLSTAWWLMETIPDICDQSSDSLWTCPGDHVFYDASVVWGLIGPRKMFGDQGLYGAVNWFFLGGAIAPVLVWAAAKAFPGQEWIRLVNMPILIGACGQMPPATAVNYTSWIILGFLSGFVVFRYRPVLWQRYNYVLSGALDAGLAFMGVLLYMCLGLEDIGIEWWGNNLDGCPYASCPSAAGVVVQGCPVVS from the exons ATGGAAGCAGATTCATCCCATCAAATCACATCCCCTCTCT TGCCGACATCGACACACAGTGAAGATGAAGTCGAGGTGGAGAACTCTCCGATCAAGCAGGTGGCCCTCACGGTGTCCACCTCCGACGACCCGACCCTACCCGTCCTCACCTTCAGAATGTGGTTCCTGGGAACGCTGTCGTGCGTCCTCCTCTCCTTCCTGAACCAGTTCTTCTGGTACAGGACGGAGCCCCTCTCCATCACCGCCATCTCCGCCCAGATCGCGGTGGTGCCGCTCGGCCAGCTCATGGCCGCCAAGATCACCGACCGCGTCTTCTTCAGAGGGACCCGTTGGGAGTTCACTCTCAACCCGGGCCCCTTCAACGTCAAGGAGCATGTCCTCATCACCATCTTCGCCAACTCCGGCGCCGGAACCGTTTACGCCATCCATATCGTCACCGCCGTTAAGGTCTTCTACCAAAAACACATCAGTTTCTCCGTCTCCCTCATCGTCGTCATCACCACTCAG GTGTTGGGGTTTGGATGGGCAGGAATATACAGAAGGTATCTGGTGGAGCCAGCGGCTATGTGGTGGCCCGCTAACTTGGTGCAAGTCTCATTGTTCAG GGCACTGCATGAGAAAGACGAACGTGAAAAAGGCGGCGTGAGCCGCACCCAGTTCTTCGTGATCGCCTTCATCTGCAGCTTCGCTTACTACATATTCCCAGGCTACCTCTTCCAAATGCTGACCTCTATCTCCTGGATCTGCTGGCTCTTCCCCCAAAATGTCCTCGTCCAGCAGCTTGGCTCCGGCCTCCACGGCCTCGGCATCGCCGCCTTCGGCCTCGACTGGTCCAGCATCTCCTCCTACCTCGGCAGCCCCCTCGCCAGCCCCTGGTTCGCCACCGCCAACGTCGCCGTCGGCTTCTTCATCGTCATGTACGTCGTCACCCCCATCAGCTACTGGTTCAACATCTACAACGCCAAGGTCTTCCCCATCTTCTCCGACGAGCTCTTCACCTCCTCCGGCCAGATCTACAACATCTCCTCCATCATCGACTCCTCCTTCCACTTCGACGACGCCGCCTACCAGCAGCAAGGCCACCTCCATCTCAGCACCTTCTTCGTCATGACTTACGGCGTTGGCTTCGCCGCCCTCACCGCCACCGTTGTCCACGTCATCCTCTTCCACGGAAGGGAAATTTGGGAGCAGAGCAAATCGAGCTTCAACGAGAAGGAAAAGGACATACACACCAAGCTCATGAGCAAATACAGGCAAGTACCGGAGTGGTGGTTTTGGTGCATTCTTGTCGGAAATGTCATGCTTACTATCTTCGCCTGCGAGTACTACAACGAGCAGCTTCAGCTCCCGTGGTGGGGCGTTGTACTCGCTTGTGCCATCGCCATCTTCTTCACTCTCCCCATCGGTATCATCACCGCCATCACTAACCAG ACGCCGGGGCTGAACATCATCACGGAGTACATAATCGGGTACATCTACCCGGGATATCCGGTGGCGAACATGTGCTTCAAGGTATACGGCTACATCAGCATGACGCAGGCCATCACCTTCCTCCAAGACTTCAAGCTCGGACACTACATGAAGATCCCACCAAGAACAATgttcatggcgcaggtggtggGGACGCTGATCGCCGCCATCGTCTACCTCTCAACCGCCTGGTGGCTAATGGAGACCATCCCAGACATCTGCGACCAATCCTCGGACAGCCTGTGGACGTGCCCGGGCGACCACGTCTTCTACGACGCGTCGGTCGTGTGGGGGCTGATCGGGCCGAGGAAGATGTTCGGCGATCAAGGGCTGTACGGGGCGGTGAACTGGTTCTTCCTTGGCGGAGCAATAGCGCCGGTGCTGGTGTGGGCGGCGGCCAAGGCGTTCCCGGGGCAGGAGTGGATTAGGCTGGTGAACATGCCTATCTTGATTGGGGCGTGCGGGCAGATGCCGCCGGCGACGGCCGTGAACTACACGTCGTGGATCATACTAGGATTTTTGTCGGGTTTTGTGGTGTTCCGGTACAGGCCGGTGTTGTGGCAGAGGTACAACTACGTGCTGTCGGGGGCGCTGGACGCGGGGCTGGCGTTCATGGGGGTGCTGCTGTACATGTGTTTGGGGCTGGAGGATATTGGGATAGAGTGGTGGGGGAATAACCTCGACGGCTGCCCCTACGCTTCGTGCCCTTCGGCTGCGGGGGTTGTGGTGCAAGGTTGTCCCGTTGTGTCCTAG